One Phycisphaeraceae bacterium genomic window carries:
- a CDS encoding 6-carboxytetrahydropterin synthase, with amino-acid sequence MYEITVETEFAAAHAIVMGGRREPVHGHNWRVCVAVAGDSLDEDGLLCDFHAIESSLQEIVRPFHNRDLNSTAPFDRVNPTAELVARHIADALGAALPARDAARGVRVASVRVTEAPGCAAIYRAPSR; translated from the coding sequence ATGTACGAGATCACCGTCGAGACGGAGTTCGCGGCCGCCCACGCGATCGTGATGGGCGGGCGGCGCGAGCCGGTGCACGGGCACAACTGGCGCGTCTGCGTCGCCGTGGCCGGCGATTCGCTCGACGAGGACGGGCTTCTGTGCGATTTCCACGCGATCGAGTCCTCGCTGCAGGAGATCGTGCGCCCATTCCATAACCGCGACCTGAACTCGACAGCGCCGTTCGATCGCGTCAACCCCACCGCGGAGCTGGTGGCTCGGCACATCGCCGACGCGCTGGGCGCGGCCCTGCCGGCGCGCGACGCCGCCCGCGGCGTGCGCGTCGCGTCGGTGCGGGTGACGGAAGCCCCCGGCTGCGCAGCGATCTATCGCGCACCGTCGCGCTAA
- a CDS encoding DUF167 domain-containing protein gives MNENSIALDPRVCERRPDGTILIRVKAVPGASRDQIVGVLGDRLKIKVAAPPEGGKANDAIRAMLAREIGAKPSGLELVSGGSNPEKAFRVTPGWA, from the coding sequence ATGAACGAGAACTCCATCGCCCTCGACCCGCGCGTCTGCGAACGCCGCCCCGACGGCACGATCCTGATCCGCGTGAAGGCGGTCCCGGGCGCGAGCCGCGATCAGATCGTGGGGGTGCTGGGGGATCGGCTGAAGATCAAGGTCGCCGCGCCCCCCGAGGGCGGGAAGGCCAACGACGCGATCCGGGCGATGCTCGCACGCGAGATAGGCGCGAAGCCATCCGGGTTGGAGCTCGTGAGCGGGGGCAGCAATCCTGAGAAGGCTTTCCGCGTCACGCCGGGCTGGGCATGA